From a single Nicotiana tomentosiformis chromosome 2, ASM39032v3, whole genome shotgun sequence genomic region:
- the LOC104101878 gene encoding thiosulfate sulfurtransferase 18 isoform X2 translates to MGTVLWNSLLSLVLLLLVLLLFCSSGADEVVTVDVHAARHLLRSGHRYLDVRTEEEFKKGHVENSLNIPYMFNTPQGRVKNQKFMEQVSAACGKEEKLVVGCQSGVRSLYATTDLTAHVSNMGGGYEAWLESGFAVNKPQDEL, encoded by the exons ATGGGTACTGTTTTATGGAATAGTCTTCTTtctcttgttcttcttcttctagttctgcTTCTGTTTTGTAGCTCAGGAGCAGATGAGGTAGTTACTGTAGATGTTCATGCAGCTCGTCATCTCCTCCGCTCCGGCCACCGCTATCTTGATGTTAG GACAGAAGAAGAATTCAAGAAAGGGCATGTAGAGAACTCTTTAAATATTCCCTATATGTTTAATACTCCCCAAG GTAGGGTGAAGAATCAAAAATTTATGGAGCAAGTATCTGCCGCTTGTGGCAAGGAAGAAAAGCTAGTTGTG GGATGTCAAAGTGGTGTGAGGTCGCTGTACGCAACTACTGATCTTACTGCT CATGTAAGCAACATGGGAGGGGGATATGAGGCTTGGTTGGAGAGTGGGTTTGCTGTAAACAAACCACAAGATGAGCTTTGA
- the LOC138904734 gene encoding uncharacterized protein: MAGDKENLDSSSPLYIHPSENAWTMLVPVAFDGIGYRSWRRGVLRTLSVKNKVGFITGKGKKLDAGHTTFDQWERCDDMVTSWILNSLSKYLADSLQYVRDAKELWQELEDRYDQTNGAKLYQLQKEISDLSQGTLDITGYYTKMKKLWEELNTLNAHAQCNCTCTCGTKENMHKAEQDRRLIQFLMGLNEVYIVVRGSILMMNPLPSIAQAFSILIQEEKQRKVKPYN; encoded by the coding sequence ATGGCAGGAGACAAAGAAAATTTGGATTCGTCTAGTCCTTTGTACATACATCCGTCAGAGAACGCCTGGACGATGCTGGTACCGGTGGCTTTCGACGGCATCGGTTATAGATCCTGGAGAAGAGGAGTACTTAGGACGTTATCAGTGAAGAACAAGGTCGGATTTATCACAGGAAAGGGTAAGAAGCTAGATGCAGGTCACACCACTTTTGATCAATGGGAACGATGCGATGATATGGTCACTTCGTGGATTCTCAACTCACTTTCGAAATATTTGGCTGATAGTCTGCAATATGTTAGGGATGCGAAGGAATTATGGCAGGAATTGGAAGATAGATATGACCAAACTAATGGTGCTAAGCTGTATCAGCTTCAGAAGGAAATCAGTGATCTAAGCCAAGGAACTCTTGACATCACTGGCTACTACACCAAAATGAAGAAGCTTTGGGAAGAACTTAATACCCTAAATGCACACGCTCAATGCAATTGCACCTGCACATGTGGAACTAAGGAAAACATGCACAAGGCAGAACAAGATAGAAGATTAATTCAGTTCCTAATGGGGTTGAATGAGGTATACATTGTGGTGAGAGGCAGTATTTTGATGATGAACCCACTACCTAGCATTGCACAAGCATTTTCCATACTCATTCAAGAGGAAAAACAGAGGAAAGTTAAGCCATACAATTAA
- the LOC104101878 gene encoding thiosulfate sulfurtransferase 18 isoform X3 encodes MASQPCSGADEVVTVDVHAARHLLRSGHRYLDVRTEEEFKKGHVENSLNIPYMFNTPQGRVKNQKFMEQVSAACGKEEKLVVGCQSGVRSLYATTDLTAEFKHVSNMGGGYEAWLESGFAVNKPQDEL; translated from the exons ATGGCCAGTCAACCCTG CTCAGGAGCAGATGAGGTAGTTACTGTAGATGTTCATGCAGCTCGTCATCTCCTCCGCTCCGGCCACCGCTATCTTGATGTTAG GACAGAAGAAGAATTCAAGAAAGGGCATGTAGAGAACTCTTTAAATATTCCCTATATGTTTAATACTCCCCAAG GTAGGGTGAAGAATCAAAAATTTATGGAGCAAGTATCTGCCGCTTGTGGCAAGGAAGAAAAGCTAGTTGTG GGATGTCAAAGTGGTGTGAGGTCGCTGTACGCAACTACTGATCTTACTGCT GAATTCAAGCATGTAAGCAACATGGGAGGGGGATATGAGGCTTGGTTGGAGAGTGGGTTTGCTGTAAACAAACCACAAGATGAGCTTTGA
- the LOC104101878 gene encoding thiosulfate sulfurtransferase 18 isoform X1 — translation MGTVLWNSLLSLVLLLLVLLLFCSSGADEVVTVDVHAARHLLRSGHRYLDVRTEEEFKKGHVENSLNIPYMFNTPQGRVKNQKFMEQVSAACGKEEKLVVGCQSGVRSLYATTDLTAEFKHVSNMGGGYEAWLESGFAVNKPQDEL, via the exons ATGGGTACTGTTTTATGGAATAGTCTTCTTtctcttgttcttcttcttctagttctgcTTCTGTTTTGTAGCTCAGGAGCAGATGAGGTAGTTACTGTAGATGTTCATGCAGCTCGTCATCTCCTCCGCTCCGGCCACCGCTATCTTGATGTTAG GACAGAAGAAGAATTCAAGAAAGGGCATGTAGAGAACTCTTTAAATATTCCCTATATGTTTAATACTCCCCAAG GTAGGGTGAAGAATCAAAAATTTATGGAGCAAGTATCTGCCGCTTGTGGCAAGGAAGAAAAGCTAGTTGTG GGATGTCAAAGTGGTGTGAGGTCGCTGTACGCAACTACTGATCTTACTGCT GAATTCAAGCATGTAAGCAACATGGGAGGGGGATATGAGGCTTGGTTGGAGAGTGGGTTTGCTGTAAACAAACCACAAGATGAGCTTTGA